From the genome of Aerococcus sanguinicola:
TGTGATTTTTTCTAATAAATCCCGAGGTATCATAAGTAATATAATTTCAGTGGCAGCAAATCCTGTATAATTATTCATATTATCAGGATTAAGAAACTCACCATAAGGTAAGAATGAATGTCCAGTGACATAATCAATGTATTGGAAATCACCTGTCTCATCTGTTTTCTCCAAACGAATTAAACCTTTTAGAAGATAATAACAATAATTTTTGTAATCTTCTTGGAAAAACAGAACCTGTCCTTTTCCAAATTGATGAATAGTAGAACGGCTTTTAATTTCCATCATTTCTTCCTCTGTAAAACGAGAGAAAAATTCTTCGTCAGATAAATTTTCCATATAATATTCAAAATCTCGGTTCACAATTATGCCACTCCCTCATTGTCTTCTGTAAAACTATTTTTTCTGTGATTATGTAATCTTATTCACATATCTGACATGTAAACTACCAGGGCTTGAAATATTTTATAGTATAAGTCTATATTATCACATGAGAAATGAATATTCACGTTAAAAGCAAGACAATCTATAATAGACAAAAAGCCTCTCAGGACCATGTCTAGTCCAATTGAGAGGCTGAGAAAAGGATAAAGAATTCTACATTTTATTAGGTGCTGCAATACCGAGTAAACTTAAGCCATCTTTTAAGACAATAGCTACTGCAGAAATCAAAGCTATTCTTGCTTCTAATTGCTCATCATCCTCTAAAATACGTGTGTTTCCGTAATACTTATTGAATGCTTGGGCTAAAGAAATTAAATATTTTGATACGACAGAAGGCTCATATTGCTTGGCTGCTCGAATGACTACCTTTGGATATTGTTCAAGTAATTTTACAATTTGCCAACTATAATCATCAGTAACAACATTATTAACGTTAGCTTCTACTTCTTTCCCATATTTTTCTAGAATGGTTTGAATGCGTGCGTGAGCATATTGGACATAAGGACCAGTTTCACCCTCAAATTGAACAACTTCTTGTAAATTAAAATCAAAGTTATGTAATCGTTCATTCTTTAAATCATGGAAGATAACAGCCCCAGGACCAACTTGTGCAGCTACTTCATCTTTGTTAGGAAGATCCGGATTTTTTGTTTCGATTTGTTCATACGCTAATTTAGTCGCTTCGTTTAAAACATCTTCAAGTAAAACAATTTTACCTTTACGAGTCGATAACTTCTTTCCGTTTAAGGTAATTAATCCGAATGGAATATGGTGCATGTCATCTGCCCAATCCCTACCTAAACGTTTTAAAACAGCTTTTAATTGGTTAAAGTGATTTGTCTGTTCATTACCTACAATATAGAGACTCTCAACAAAGTCAAAGGTAGCTTTACGATAATAAGCAGTTGCTAAATCTCTAGTAAGATAAAGGGTTGCTCCATCAGACTTCTGGATAAGTGCTGGTGGTAAGTCTTCCTCATCTAAGCGAACAATAACAGCTCCCTGTTCAACTTCGCTGATTCCTTTATCTTCCAATTCATCGATAATGGGCTGCATTTTATCATTATAAAAGGATTCTCCAGTATAATAATCAAAATGAACATTTAAAAGATCATAGACTTTTTGGAATGCTTTAATTGATTCATCTTTAAACCAATTCCATAAAGCCACAACATCTTCATCACCATCCTCTAGTGCTTTAAAGGCAGCACGCCCTTCTTCATCTAACGCTGGATCTTCTTCAGCGCGTTCATGAAATTCAACATAGAGTTTAACAAGTTCATTAACTGGATCTTTGCGAACTGTCTCTTCATCTCCCCATTTACGATAAGCTACAATCAGCTTACCAAATTGAGTTCCCCAGTCCCCTAAGTGATTAATGCGAATAACATTATAATTTAGCTTTTCTAAAATAAATGAAAGCGCATTACCAATGACTGTTGAACGTAAATGTCCCATTGACATTGGTTTTGCAATGTTAGGTGATGACATATCGATAGTGATATTACCTTGCTTCCCAATATCCGTTTTGCCGTAATCACTGCCTTGTTCGAGTACATTTGAAATTACATGTTTAGTAACGAACTCACGGTTTGATTTAAAATTAATATAAGGTCCAATTGCCGTAATTTCTGAAAAACCTTCTGGATTTCCTAGCTTTTCTGTTATTTCCTCTGCAATTTTTTGTGGGGCTTGTCTATAAGTTTTCGCTAATTGAAAAGTTGGAAAGGCAAGATCACCAAATTCTTGGTTAGCAGGTACTTCAATTAGTCCCATGATTTCATCTTTGTTTAAATGTTCTCCGACAATTGGGTAGAGTAAATCAACAATTTTCTGTTTTTCATCCATAATTATAACCTCCAATTTTAAAAAAAGACACCCCTAGGAGAAATCCTAGAGGTGTCTTTCATATACACGGTACCACTCTATTTCAGATAATAAAATTATCCCTTTAATCAATTTTAACGGATTGAAACCGGATAAAGCTATAATTGCTTTCACTTTATCAAAAATCAAGTGCGTTTCAATAAGTATAGAATTTTGGCTCTCATCATCCCAAATCGCTGTACTTCATCCACTTATCTACTCTCTTGATATAATTTTACTATATCATAGTTATAAACTACACTATCACAACTCATAAAATATTACAAGTTTTTTTTAATTTTTAATTGTTGTGCCTGCGCCAGACCGAATCAATTCTTCTAAGTTTTCTAAAGATGTAATCACCGATTTACGATTTTCATGACCATCGACAAAAGCAATTGTAGCTTCAATCTTTGGCAACATAGAACCTGGGGCAAATTGATCCTCTTTGATATAATCTTGTAATTGACTGACTCTTACTTCTTCTAATTTTTCTTGATTTTCTTTATTATAATTAATGTAAACATAATCTACACCAGTTAATACAATAAATAAATCAGCATCAATTTCGTGAGCTAACTGTTGGGAAGCAAAGTCTTTATCAATTACTGCTTCGACCCCATCTAGCCCATTATCTGTTTCAACAACTGGAATTCCTCCACCACCAGCTGCAACAACCACTTGTCCTGCTTCAATTAAACTTTTGATACTTTCAATTTCATTAATGCGGACAGGTTTAGGTGATGCAACAACCTTACGCCATCCACGGCCAGCATCTTCCTTGAATGTGGCATCTGTTTTTTCCATTTCAGCTTTTGCCTCTTCTTCAGTATAGAAAGGCCCAATTGGCTTAGATGGATCCTTAAATGCGTCATCTTCTTTATCAACAACCACTTGAGTTACTACTGAAGCTACCGACTTATCAATATTATTTTTTTCTAGCTCATTTTGTAAGGCGTTTTGTAACCAATAACCAATGCTCCCTTCAGTCATAGCTACTAAACTATCTAAAGGAAAAGCTGGATTTTCAGGAGAATCACTTTCAATATGTTGTAAGAGTAAATTTCCAACTTGTGGGCCATTCCCATGAGTAATTATTAGTTCATCACCATTTGCAATTAGTTGAACTAGGTATTTAGCAGTTTGTTCTAATGCACTTTTTTGAGCTTCTGCGCTTGGATCATCTGATAAAATAGCATTACCACCTAGAGCAACAACAACTTTTCTTGACATATTTCTTCCTTTCTAGACTTAGTCGACTGCTAATGCACGAATTGCTTGTGCATAGATTTCCATTGCATCATAAAAATTCTTTAATGGCATCGCTTCATTGATTTGATGTTCTGTCATCGGCACATCTGGTAGACAGGCTCCATAAGCCACACAGTTTGGCATGGTACGGGCAAAAGTTGCCCCTCCAGAACTAAGTGGTTTTGAGTTATCACCAGTTAGATTACGATAGACAGTTAAGAGAGTTTGAACCAGTTCACTATCTTCTGGAACATAGAGTGATGCAAGGTAGTCAAATTCCTCATAACGAAGATTATATTCTTGCGCTACTTCTTCAAGTCTCGTTACTAATTCCTCTTTATTAGCTGTAACAGGTATACGCATATCGATACCTAATTTTGATTGATTGGCATCAATTTTTAATTGAGCTAAATTGCAAGTGAGTCCCCCACTCATCTCATCTTCAATTTGACCAAACAGATCTTCACCTGTCGCTTTACTAAAATATTTACTGATAAATTCAAGCATTGGATGTTGATAGCTTTTATTTAATGCTTGGGCTAATTGAACTAACGCATTGACACCTTTCGGAGCATCTTTAGCATGAATGGACTCTCCAATTACAGTCACTTCATCTCCATCGTCTTTATAATCAAATTTCAGTTGATCAAGTGATTCTTTTAGAGTTTCTGAATACTGACCTTGATATTTTGCTTGATCAGGTACGACATTCAAGGCGTGCTGCACATCAAGAGTTAAATCTTCACTACCAGGGCCATATAGATAAAGCTGTAGCAAACCTTTTTCAGCAAAAGTTAGTGGAAAAGCAGAGTCCGGAGCAAAACCATAGTCTGCTTGTTCTTCATTTGCGTTATAACGTTCCATACAGCGCCATAGAGTTTCCTCGTCTGCCCCGAAGATAAATCTAACACGTTTATTCAAATGATAACCGTGATCTAACAGAGACTTAAGTCCGTAAAGAGCAGCTATACTTGGTCCCTTATCATCTTGGCTTCCTCTCCCGTATAATTTTCCATCAGCAAGATTTAGCTCAAAAGGTGGAAAGCGCCAAGCTGTTTCATCACCAGTAGGAACAACGTCTAAATGGCATAGTATCGCTAAAAGTTCATCTCCAGAACCTATTTCAGCATAAGCATAGTAACCTTTTTCATCAATATGCGTTGTCATACCGAGTGATTGACAAGTCTCCATCGCTACTTCTAAGGCATGTTGAATATTATCTCCAAATGGTGTATGTACAGCTTTTTCATCCAGGACAGACGGAATGCTAATCCACTGATCTAAACTTCTTAACGCTTCTTTTTGAACATTAGCTGTTAATTCGTATTCCATACGATCTCTTCCCTTCTATCTTTAGATCACTGCAAAGAGTACTAAAATAATAAGTGAAGCTGCTGCAAGCATTAAGATTAATTTCCACATAAATTTCCACCATGTCGTAATTTCAATCCCTGCAATAGCTAAAGCTGCCATTACAACGCCTGAAGTTGGTGTTATTAAGTTAACAATCCCTGCAGCTGATTGATAAGCAGTAATTACTAAACTTTGAGCAACACCTGCAAAGTCACCTAAAGGCGCCATAATCCCAACGGTTGCTGCTGCCAACCCAGAAGTTGAAGGGATTAAGAATGACATTGGTAAATAGAAAAGATAAGTGAGAATAATAAAGAATCCTGAAGATAAGTTTGATAGAGCCATTTCACCCCAGTGAAGAACAGTAGCAGTGATTTGACCGTCATTCATGATGACTTGAATACCACGAGCTACAGCACAAATTAAGGCAACGCTCAATAAGTCTTTCGCTCCATCGATGAAATTATTCACAAAATCTTCTTCGCCCATACCATATACAAAAGCAATAACGATCCCCATTAAGAAGAACAATACGGTAATCTCTCCTAGATACCATTCACCAAATGGGATGACACTCTGTCCTACTAAGGATCCAAGGATTGGAATACTATTGATCCAATTGTGAATGTCTTGGAAGATGGTGATACCAAATTCGCTCCAAGGAATTAAAGAGATCACCATGATTAAGAAAGTGAACAGGAATAATCCTAAAACAGAACGTTGTTTTGGTGTAATTTCATCAATATCATCTTTAATTTTAAATTTTTCTTTATCTGACTCATACTGATCAGCTATTAAAGAATTACTTGGATCTTTTTGAACCTTCTTTGCATAACGCGTGACATAACTTGCAGCAATGATATACATTACGACCAGCATGATGACCCGAGGAACAATACCATCTCCCAAACCAATACCAGCCATTGAAGATGCAATACCAGTTGCAAATGGGTTCACTGTAGAGGCTAGACATCCAACACCTGACCCTACAAGTACTACTGCAATCCCAACCATGGCATCAAAACCAACTGCCACCATCATTGGAATTAGTAAGGCATAAAATGGTACAGTTTCTTCAGACATTCCATAGGTACTTCCCCCTAAGGCAAAAATACCCATTAAAATCCAAATTAAACGAGTCATATTATCCTTGTTGGCTCGAATTGCTGCGCCAATCCCGGCATCAATTGCTCCCGTGACAGTTACGACTTGTAAGAATCCCCCTAAAACTAAGATGAATAAGGAAATTTGAATAGCACCTTCAGTTAACTCATTACCTGTTAACCCAGCAAATGGAGCAGCTAAGACATCCCAAATCCCTTGGGGGTTACTTTCAATCGTTTGATAAGTCCCAGAGATAAAGTCACCTGCTTCAGTGACATCATATTGTCCTGCTGGAATAATCCATGTAAATATAGCAATAACTATTGTGATTAAGAATAAAATCGTAAAAGATGTTGGCATCTTAAAAGATTTTTTCTTTTTTTGACCTGCCTCGTCCATGTCTCTCATCTCCTTTTCTAAATTTATAATAAAAGGTCAGGATAAGAAGGCCGATGCCTCTCATCCTGACCCTCATTTTGTTCATTATTGAGTCAAAATACTAACCCTCTGTTTCCTACACTTTTGGAATAAAGAGGTTACCATTTGTTGCAGCCATAATCGCTTTAATTGAGTGCATACGATTTTCTGCTTGCTCAAATTGACGTGCATGTTCACCACGGAAGACTTCATCAGTTACTTCCATTTCACTCACATTGAATTTTTCTTCAACATCTTTACCATAAGTTGTTTCTGTATCATGGAAAGCTGGTAGGCAGTGTAAGAAAATCCAATCTTTATTTTCAATATGAGAAGTTAATTCTTTATTAACTTGATAAGGTTTTAGTAGGTTAACACGTTCTTCAAATTTATCTTCTTCACCCATTGATACCCAAACATCTGTATAGATAGCATCTGCATCTTTAACCGCGGAAACAACATCATCTGTTACTTTGACTGTAGCGCCAGATTCTTTTGCGTATCCTTCTGCCATCTTCACAATTTCATCGCTCGTTTGTAGTTCCTTAGGTGCCGCAATTGTAATGTTTACGCCAATTAAAGCGCCCATAACAATCAAGCTATTCGCCATATTATTACGGCCATCGCCGCAATATACTAATGTACGCCCTTCAAGATCTCCAAATTCTTCTTTCATTGTCATAAAGTCGGCGATCATTTGAGTTGGGTGCCATTCATCGGTTAAGCCATTCCATACTGGAACACCTGCAAATTCACCAAGTTGTTCAACAACTTTTTGAGAGAAACCGCGGAATTCAATACCGTCGAACATACTGCCTAAAACAATAGCGGTATCTTCAACTGATTCTTTCTTACCTAATTGGATATCATTAGCACCTAAGAACTCTGGTGCTGCGCCTAGGTCATTTGCAGCAACTGTAAATGCTGAACGAGTACGAGTTGAAGTTTTTTCGAATAGCAGACAAATATTTTGTCCTTTCATATATTCGTGTGGAATACCACGTTTTTTCAAATCCTTAAGATGGATTGAAAAGTCAATTAAATATTTCAATTCATCTGGTGTAAAATCAATTTCTTTTAATAAGTTACGTCCTTGAAACATATTGTTCCTCCTTTAAAAGTTAAGTCGATATTTTTTTATAAGCTTGCTTTTCTTTAAATTAGTAGAGACCTATGACTTTCATGTGGAATTTAAGAATTAGTAAAATTGGAATGATTTGTATATGTATTGGCTAAAACGATCAATAAATTGTTGTAAGTCTGTTATATAGATACAAGGTTATTTTTAGGAAGTGTATTATATTGGAGAAAGTTTATAAGTTAACTGTTTTTAAGTGGCTAGATTAGATGTCTTCACGATATAGAGGCATAGACATGCAACGTGGACCCCCACGACCGCGAACTAATTCACTACCGCGTACTTCGTGCAACTTAATACCATGTTCTTGTAATAACTTATTAGTAACAGTGTTACGGTCATAAACTAATACTTCACCAGGAGCGAGCGTTAAAGTATTTGAACCGTCATTCCATTGTTCACGTGCTGACGCAACGATATCGTCGCCGCCGCAACGAATTAAGGTTACTTCTTCAACTCCTAAAGCATCTTGCAAAATATTTTCAAGTTCATCGACACGTTCTTCGATCTTCACATCATCGCCATCTGGTGTGATTGAATAAACTGTTAAATCACCTTCAATTTCTGGGTGAATCGTAAATTTATCGTAATCAACCATCGTAAATACAGTATCTAAGTGCATGAATTTACGGTTATTTGCGATAGAAAAGGCTAGCACTTCTTTATAGTCTGTTTCTTTAAATAGACGACGTGCTAATTTTTCAATAGAGGCTGCGCCTGTACGTTGAGAAATACCAACTGCTAATGTTGTTGGAGAGAGAACTAATTCATCTCCGCCTTCGATGCGGGTACGTTCTTCACGATCATAGTAACGTGGTACAGCATCGCCACCGTAAGTTGGATGGTAAGTAAAGATATATTTACCATATAATGTTTCACGATTACGGGTGTCGGAATACATATGATTAATAGTTACACCATGGCTCATTGTTGCAAATGGGTCACGAGTAAAATAAAGGTTAGGCATTGGGTCTACTAGGAATGGATATTCAGAATCAACTAAGTCATCTAATGAAACTGCTTCGCCAAGATCCACGTCAATCTTCTTATAACCTTCCATGGTTTTTAGTACCATTTCAAATGTATCGTCATAAGATAAAAGATCAGAGCGGATAGCATCCCAAGCAGCACCAGCTTCAAGGCCGGTTTCACTTAGCCATTCGTCAACAAATTGTTCTTTAACATCTGCTGCATCAATTGCTTCAGCTGCTAAACGTTCAAGGTAAACAACTTCAACCCCAAAATCTTCCATCACTTTTACGAAATTATCGTGTTCTTTTTGAGCTTCCTCTAAATATGGAATATCATCAAACAATAAACGGTCAAGATAGTCAGGAACTAAGTTTTCTAATTCTTTACCTGGTCTATGAACGAGTACTGTTTTTAAACGACCAATTTCAGAAAATACATTAATCGGATGTGTCATTGTTCTTTTCTCTCCTTCTTTATTTATTACACCTGTAGTATAGCAACGTATTGTAAGCGTTTCCTTTATCTTCGTCACACTCCATATGTGTCATCTATCACATTTATGGTTGCGCTTACATCACAAAAAGAAGATGAAGCCTGATATAACAAGCTTCCATAAACCTCATTGTCTTGTTTATAATATTTAATATTTTAATTAATTTTAAATTTGTTTATTTTAAGAAAATATCCTTCTGTCAATAAAATTTATTCTTAATAAAAAACACTAACTAAGTCTTGCATTCTATTTATCTATGTAGTATAATGAGTTTACTTATATAAGGCACCCATGGCTCAACTGGATAGAGTACCTGACTACGAATCAGGCGGTTGCAGGTTCGAATCCTGCTGGGTGCATAAGTAAAGGAGTCTCTAATTAGAGGCTCCTTTTTTCAATAGAAAAAGTACTGTTAGAATCATTTGTTCAATCTATAAGATTTTTATCCTATAGATTGAGCAAATAATGACCTCTAACAGTACTTTTCTTTATTATGCTTTTTTCTAGAAAGGTCCGTATCCAATAATTTGAGCACCTATAACAAACACTAAGCCTATAACCAGCCAAATAATCATCAATGGCATAGAAAATTTAACCCACTTAGAGTATGGAATATCAGCTATTGCTAATTGTGCCATTAAAATACCAGACATTGGCATAATTGAATCTAAGAAACCGTTCCCTAATTGATAACACAATACAGCTGTTTGCCGAGTAACTCCAAGTGCATCTGCTAAGGGTACAGTGATTGGCATGGTAACTGCGGCTTGTCCACTACCTGATGAAATAAAGAAATTGATGATAATTTGAACGATATAAATCCCTACTGCGCTTAGTACACTTGGTAGTGATGAAATTGCGTTTGACATGCTATTGATGATAGTGTCAATTATCATCCCATCTTCTAAAATAACTATTAAGCTCTGAGCCAATCCTACAATCAATGCAGCATATACCATATCCTTGGCCCCTTCAATAAATCCATCTGCAATTTTCCCAGGACGCATCCTAGCAATAAAACCTGCCAAAATCCCCATACCAATAAATACAGCGCCAATTTCTTGTATGTACCAACCAAATTGAATAACTCCAATAGCAATGAGCACAAAAGATAAAGCAAATATAGCTGCAATATTTTTTTGCTGTAAAGTAAAAGGCGGGTCTTCTTTCTTCTCGTGCTTATTTTCTTTAGTTCTCGCTTCTTTTTCTTCTTTATATACAATACTTTGAGTAGGATCCGCTTTTACCTTTCGAGCATAACGACTCAAATAAATAGTTGTTGCAAGCCATACGACTGCAAATAGAAGCAAACGTAATCCCATTCCTGAAAACAATGGTAGATCTGCAATTGATTGCGCTACCCCTACGGAAAAAGGATTCATAAAGCCTGCTGTAAAACCCAATCCTGCTCCTAATCCAATCATACCTACTCCAACAAGAGCATAGTAACCAATACCACGAGCTAGGGTAACACCAAGAGCAATAAAGAGAATTGTTTCCTCACTCAATCCAATTGTAGAGCCCCCAATGCCCATAATTAAAAGAACAATTGGAATAACTAAGCCTTCCTTGCCCTTCAATGCGCGAACGATACGATTTAAAGCAGCTTCGATTGCTCCCGTTTGATTAATAACGCCAAAAGCACCTCCTACAACAAACAAGAAATATGAAATATGTTGACTTCTCTCAAATCCAGTAGGTAAAGATTTTAATATGTCGAATATTCCTTGGGGGTTACTCTCAACGTAACTAAAGGATGTAGGATCGATTACCTCTCGTCCGTCAACCATCGTTCTTTCAAAGGCTCCAGCAGGTACTATCCAAGACATGATAGCTGCTATGACAATAAAACTAAATAATAAAACATAAGTGTGAGGCACACGAACTTGCCTCATATTTTTCCACAAAGTACTCACAATTTTCCTCTCATTCCTTTATAAACCGTTCAATAGAAACTAATATTTGTTTATGTATGCGCTATCATTAGTTAATAAGTCATTCCTTCCCTATTTACTGTGTTCATATGACAGCAAAAATAAAATTATTATAGGTAAATTCTATCACCTTAATCATTAATTAACAAATGAAAAGGCTAACAAAATGATAATTTAAGATAAATGTAAAATAGTAGTAACATATTTTGAATAAAAGAACATGGCAAATTCTGCTTAAACAATGATGTCGAAGCTGAACTTACCATGTTTTTGTGATTCGGTGATTAGATCGTTTTCTATTTGATAGTTATAGCTATTAACTTAACTCCTTTTATTTTTTAAATTTTTTAATGAGAATCACTAAGCGTATAAGTTGATATTAATTGAATAATTCTGTCTCTTTACACAATCCACACACAAACTTTACCCAATATCAATATCCCTCTGATATATTTGTTTTAAAAAGAAACACTTATCATTAGGAGGTCAACCCATGCATACACCCAAACTTTTTTGCACCAAATCCAGTCGCTTTCTCTTGTCTTTGATGGCTTCTGG
Proteins encoded in this window:
- a CDS encoding YfcC family protein; the encoded protein is MSTLWKNMRQVRVPHTYVLLFSFIVIAAIMSWIVPAGAFERTMVDGREVIDPTSFSYVESNPQGIFDILKSLPTGFERSQHISYFLFVVGGAFGVINQTGAIEAALNRIVRALKGKEGLVIPIVLLIMGIGGSTIGLSEETILFIALGVTLARGIGYYALVGVGMIGLGAGLGFTAGFMNPFSVGVAQSIADLPLFSGMGLRLLLFAVVWLATTIYLSRYARKVKADPTQSIVYKEEKEARTKENKHEKKEDPPFTLQQKNIAAIFALSFVLIAIGVIQFGWYIQEIGAVFIGMGILAGFIARMRPGKIADGFIEGAKDMVYAALIVGLAQSLIVILEDGMIIDTIINSMSNAISSLPSVLSAVGIYIVQIIINFFISSGSGQAAVTMPITVPLADALGVTRQTAVLCYQLGNGFLDSIMPMSGILMAQLAIADIPYSKWVKFSMPLMIIWLVIGLVFVIGAQIIGYGPF
- a CDS encoding YfcC family protein, yielding MRDMDEAGQKKKKSFKMPTSFTILFLITIVIAIFTWIIPAGQYDVTEAGDFISGTYQTIESNPQGIWDVLAAPFAGLTGNELTEGAIQISLFILVLGGFLQVVTVTGAIDAGIGAAIRANKDNMTRLIWILMGIFALGGSTYGMSEETVPFYALLIPMMVAVGFDAMVGIAVVLVGSGVGCLASTVNPFATGIASSMAGIGLGDGIVPRVIMLVVMYIIAASYVTRYAKKVQKDPSNSLIADQYESDKEKFKIKDDIDEITPKQRSVLGLFLFTFLIMVISLIPWSEFGITIFQDIHNWINSIPILGSLVGQSVIPFGEWYLGEITVLFFLMGIVIAFVYGMGEEDFVNNFIDGAKDLLSVALICAVARGIQVIMNDGQITATVLHWGEMALSNLSSGFFIILTYLFYLPMSFLIPSTSGLAAATVGIMAPLGDFAGVAQSLVITAYQSAAGIVNLITPTSGVVMAALAIAGIEITTWWKFMWKLILMLAAASLIILVLFAVI
- the arcC gene encoding carbamate kinase; translated protein: MSRKVVVALGGNAILSDDPSAEAQKSALEQTAKYLVQLIANGDELIITHGNGPQVGNLLLQHIESDSPENPAFPLDSLVAMTEGSIGYWLQNALQNELEKNNIDKSVASVVTQVVVDKEDDAFKDPSKPIGPFYTEEEAKAEMEKTDATFKEDAGRGWRKVVASPKPVRINEIESIKSLIEAGQVVVAAGGGGIPVVETDNGLDGVEAVIDKDFASQQLAHEIDADLFIVLTGVDYVYINYNKENQEKLEEVRVSQLQDYIKEDQFAPGSMLPKIEATIAFVDGHENRKSVITSLENLEELIRSGAGTTIKN
- the arcA gene encoding arginine deiminase; the protein is MTHPINVFSEIGRLKTVLVHRPGKELENLVPDYLDRLLFDDIPYLEEAQKEHDNFVKVMEDFGVEVVYLERLAAEAIDAADVKEQFVDEWLSETGLEAGAAWDAIRSDLLSYDDTFEMVLKTMEGYKKIDVDLGEAVSLDDLVDSEYPFLVDPMPNLYFTRDPFATMSHGVTINHMYSDTRNRETLYGKYIFTYHPTYGGDAVPRYYDREERTRIEGGDELVLSPTTLAVGISQRTGAASIEKLARRLFKETDYKEVLAFSIANNRKFMHLDTVFTMVDYDKFTIHPEIEGDLTVYSITPDGDDVKIEERVDELENILQDALGVEEVTLIRCGGDDIVASAREQWNDGSNTLTLAPGEVLVYDRNTVTNKLLQEHGIKLHEVRGSELVRGRGGPRCMSMPLYREDI
- the argS gene encoding arginine--tRNA ligase; this encodes MDEKQKIVDLLYPIVGEHLNKDEIMGLIEVPANQEFGDLAFPTFQLAKTYRQAPQKIAEEITEKLGNPEGFSEITAIGPYINFKSNREFVTKHVISNVLEQGSDYGKTDIGKQGNITIDMSSPNIAKPMSMGHLRSTVIGNALSFILEKLNYNVIRINHLGDWGTQFGKLIVAYRKWGDEETVRKDPVNELVKLYVEFHERAEEDPALDEEGRAAFKALEDGDEDVVALWNWFKDESIKAFQKVYDLLNVHFDYYTGESFYNDKMQPIIDELEDKGISEVEQGAVIVRLDEEDLPPALIQKSDGATLYLTRDLATAYYRKATFDFVESLYIVGNEQTNHFNQLKAVLKRLGRDWADDMHHIPFGLITLNGKKLSTRKGKIVLLEDVLNEATKLAYEQIETKNPDLPNKDEVAAQVGPGAVIFHDLKNERLHNFDFNLQEVVQFEGETGPYVQYAHARIQTILEKYGKEVEANVNNVVTDDYSWQIVKLLEQYPKVVIRAAKQYEPSVVSKYLISLAQAFNKYYGNTRILEDDEQLEARIALISAVAIVLKDGLSLLGIAAPNKM
- a CDS encoding Crp/Fnr family transcriptional regulator, which gives rise to MNRDFEYYMENLSDEEFFSRFTEEEMMEIKSRSTIHQFGKGQVLFFQEDYKNYCYYLLKGLIRLEKTDETGDFQYIDYVTGHSFLPYGEFLNPDNMNNYTGFAATEIILLMIPRDLLEKITMANNEQMIYMYQMIAEVLVFTERRIQMTTISSAKQRVIQTLAIWMYDLGHRMGERIVINYPLTIGELATVSGTTRETAGRVVKALTEEGLIEFTRQEIIYLDLDYFNELLW
- the argF gene encoding ornithine carbamoyltransferase is translated as MFQGRNLLKEIDFTPDELKYLIDFSIHLKDLKKRGIPHEYMKGQNICLLFEKTSTRTRSAFTVAANDLGAAPEFLGANDIQLGKKESVEDTAIVLGSMFDGIEFRGFSQKVVEQLGEFAGVPVWNGLTDEWHPTQMIADFMTMKEEFGDLEGRTLVYCGDGRNNMANSLIVMGALIGVNITIAAPKELQTSDEIVKMAEGYAKESGATVKVTDDVVSAVKDADAIYTDVWVSMGEEDKFEERVNLLKPYQVNKELTSHIENKDWIFLHCLPAFHDTETTYGKDVEEKFNVSEMEVTDEVFRGEHARQFEQAENRMHSIKAIMAATNGNLFIPKV
- a CDS encoding M20 family metallopeptidase, with protein sequence MEYELTANVQKEALRSLDQWISIPSVLDEKAVHTPFGDNIQHALEVAMETCQSLGMTTHIDEKGYYAYAEIGSGDELLAILCHLDVVPTGDETAWRFPPFELNLADGKLYGRGSQDDKGPSIAALYGLKSLLDHGYHLNKRVRFIFGADEETLWRCMERYNANEEQADYGFAPDSAFPLTFAEKGLLQLYLYGPGSEDLTLDVQHALNVVPDQAKYQGQYSETLKESLDQLKFDYKDDGDEVTVIGESIHAKDAPKGVNALVQLAQALNKSYQHPMLEFISKYFSKATGEDLFGQIEDEMSGGLTCNLAQLKIDANQSKLGIDMRIPVTANKEELVTRLEEVAQEYNLRYEEFDYLASLYVPEDSELVQTLLTVYRNLTGDNSKPLSSGGATFARTMPNCVAYGACLPDVPMTEHQINEAMPLKNFYDAMEIYAQAIRALAVD